ACCACATAAAATTATGTAAAGAGGCATACACACAGTCTGCcccatacacacatacacacacacacagagagcaTATTTCAGTAGCATTGTTGTTTCAACTTCTACTGGTAATCAAACAGTCAGCCACTGGAGCTAGTATTGATTGAAAGGTTGTGACTCAAGATTCCAAAACTTCTTAAGGATATCACCCACCAAATTTTTCATGTATGCATCAACGAGATGGCATACAATATAAGACCTAGACAGTACCATCCAAGTTTAGTCCGTATTGCCATGGGTCCATTTGAGAACAACTGGACTTGATAAAGGAATAGTGGAGATAACGGATGATACTGAAGTCCTGAACAACACCTACCACATCATTATGTTGTTAGGGAAGTCAAGTTAACAACTAAACACAGAATTGTATACAATGCTTCCACTAAAAGCAGTGGTCCTTCCCTAAACAACTGCCTGTATGTTGGACCAAAATTTGATTGTGGACATTTTATTGAGATTCTGCatacactgtactgtactgtatacaaGACATTAAGAATAAAATTTGTCTGCCTAGGAAGTGTAGTAACAATTGCCTAGTGCACAAAATCTGTTCTGGTGTTTTACTATGATAAATTTGCTAGCTTTTATAGTTGAGGATatctgcacacacacacacacaaacacgtaTGCATTAAGAAATAAACTAATGTTATACCATCCATTGATGGAGTATACTCAATAGCCAGAACTCCAGTCAGGTCAATATCAACACCAGCTTCTTCCTTTGTCTCTCGTATAGCAGCTGTTGTTAAGTGTTCCTTGTGATCAACAGCTCCTCCAGGTAAGAAGTACCTGAGCACACACGCATCATACACATGTAGTGACTAAAATGGAATAAGCTTACCCACTACTACCAAACTCTTGTACAAGAAGGAACTTGCCATCACTAGGTCGCTGGCACACCACAAGTGCAAAAGCATACAATTCAGGTCTTCCAAAAGGTGGGTTTTTAAATGGAGTATGTTTGAAATGGATGTGTACCTAATAATAATATTCAACAAATCATTCAAATCACATCATTCTCACCATCATAGGCGACCGGATGTGTGGGTTCATGCAAATAGGACAACAGTTAATCCTACGCTTTTGCACACTGTTGGGTACGTTAATGTGATACAATGGACAGTGTATCCATAAATCCTTTTGTGTAAAGTCTCTAGCACGACAATAGGGACATACATAAGGTCCCACATCCTTTCCCAACTGAGACACCATCTCAAGTGCTTGTTGTAAGTCAGCATTGTCTAGTTCGGTTATCATGTTTGCCCCATCCCTTACTGCCTCCATGCGAGCAGCTGCATTGTTGCAAGTCCTGCTGTGTGTTATTATGATGAAGGCACAGGGGTGCTTCTTTCTGGCATAGCTAACGTGTTTGTTATCAGCTGACTGGACCCCTATCAGAATACACTCTGCATCATGTTTATCCACCAATGAAGTGAAGGTTGACGGTGATGTTGTTACATGCACTGCTATGTACATTGAATCCAACCTTTCTTGCGATATGCCAATCTTTTTTATGTCTTGTTCAGACAAGAGCAGCGCTATTAAATGCTTCTTAGTCTTTGTGTCCCTCgtggctttaattaatccttTCTGTAAACTTGCCATAGTCTATCTCTTACagctgtcctattagagtaatcAATAGCATTCAGTTatctgagggtctactgtagcTATTATAGTTAAATTCATAATGAATTCCTATTTGGCTATGAATTAACTGCATGGGCTCcttgtttttagaagtagcataatatcaacttgtttcacaCTGTTTAAAAGCATTCCCCCGGTGACACTTCATGTACAAGCATTAAATATATTACGAGAGTATGTTATCTATTCGTACATGTCATCATAAGATTATATATTCGTTATGGTGTGTCACTACAAACATACAAGGAGTAGTCACTGTTACAGcgtctgttgaaacacttacTACCAGGATCAACAGTAGTGGCATGACATAGGACCAAGGGCCCATGGTTACTAACATGTACACCCAAATGTATGTAGGTATACACAAGTAGTATAACCTACTAACCTAAACCTACCTCCTGAAGATCTTAATCTGTATATTGGTCAACTACTAATAGCACTGTTCTCTTTAGCTGTATGTTGGGTGTATACCTGtatacacaggggcggatctaggatttataaaagggggggctaactcaaggtattaATCTTTTGGATAGAGGTGTGCGAAcctcccagcatgtgaagcatgctggggactgggggcatgccccccaggaagtttttgaaaaatagatgctgcaatttggagacatttccacataaaatgcatatttctgcctgtatatactgcctttagatatatggctctctgcagcatttgctaatggaaaggtttgagtaggttcagacaaccaagcacatgatgcactctctcacaattgcatgcatgatagaataataatgttgaaactggaaaattttgaaatttgaatgatacgagattgaatctgagagcattttcaatggaaattgtgtacttgaattaagtatacaatatatacacaagtagatgaacaagccaTTTAAACAGACcattgcacttcattgtatgtataggcacaggaagatttggaaaactttcataacagaaccaacttttatgtttacactgaatgttctattagagtagttaggtgactgttctattagagtatctcgatcttgtacacctccaatgctgatccaggtccttgttgcataacctttagcataaatccactaataatgccttggaaagatgtttataaggtgagtTTATggatatttgtattattagtgattatataattatgctaagacaaaatttcattataatcctcagcatattgatcaagtaaagcctaaaggTGAAGGggagggcttcagcccccaaagcccaccccctagatccacccctgatacATATCTTGGTGCCTTTCAAAGCTAACTTTTAGCATGGTATCCTCTGGAGCATAAACTATCTATGCTTTTAGCAACACAAGAACTTACTAGGCTTTTTTCTACTGTTGTCGATCAAGAATCAAGAAGGTGCAATCAAATAATCAAGGTAAACACAGGGAATCCACTCAGTAAAATTGATTTTCAGTGAAGCCCTACACATACATTCAAATATACACAAAATATTAACTATTGTACTTATGTTACAAAATTACACAAAACTTGGCTATCATACATCTAGGTTTAACACTTATTTCAAAAACTATGCACCCGGTATGTCTATCATATATCTAAAATGTTTCAAGGTAGAAACTTGCAACTATGGTAAGATTTGGAGGAAAATTTCATGGCTATAGTATGAACGCATttagctggatcctcaaaaacatttaataactcatggatgcaattacacatgatcttgaaatttgtatATAGCACCAtccttgacccgctaaaaatatttcaaaatctttttgttcaaatgcctgacacaataTCTACGATAACTCAAATTTTCACCATATATTTcttatggggaagccataaacaTACAGTATCTATGCTGACATTTTAGTGCCACCACAAAAATCATTAGTCTCTGAGTCTTGTGTAGCCAAACCAATATGCGCCAGGCGCTTATCGATATCCTGATTATAAGCGCTGGCTGTAATAGATGAATTttataataaggaattttaaatcaTTGCCCGTAGCAACCTGAATTcacattattttgtaggtgtgaatgtcaaaagtaaaatctccaatttttaaatgggtagcatatataggtcatgagatatgatattttaaagtttgcagctttcccatacattatctatggaaGGGAGtgacagttgccccttctgggcaatcacatggataCTGCATgagaaaaccacaaatttcaaaatgtcatatctcatgatctatatactccatcattttaaaatttggaaaggttaattgtgagattcacagctacaaataatgttaaattgagaagtgacattaattgaatttgttgttttcccacacattatttatgtgattgcccagaaggggcaactgttgccccctctcatagacaatgtatggaaaaatgacaaactttaaaatgttatatctcatgacatatatatgctatccttttaaaatttggagatgttactatagacatttacccctacaaatattgtaaaattcaggttgctaggggcaactttaGTTATTATGAAATCCATCAATTGGTCTGGTGTCATTACGACCCATTACTAGTTCAGTAGCGCAAGCAATTAGTATAAACGGTGCCTGTATTCGCGGGGTTTATCTCTGTTTGACGATAGGGGCCAGTGGTGAGTAGCGAATGTAATAACCTGTCACTTGTGTTAGCCGTGTTATATAGAATAGTCCCAACTCTAGCGTAATAAAATATTAGGTAcctatcaggggcggatccagagtttggaaagagggggggcaccttgctgaaaaacagttgaagaccaaaaaaaaaagaaataaaaaaaaaaaaaaaaaaaaaaaaaaaggtcacaacaataatagatagctagttatcctttaccaaatatatcacatctgttatgtaaaataaaataggtaagctacactacctcatgaacattgtgactgctttattagagtaatcgacagctctattagagtatctcgatcttatatgcaatttcttgaaggggggggggggagggggggatttgccccaaatgccccatcccgGATCCGCCATTGCCTATGGAAACAGCTGCCGCCACGGCTACACTGCGCATGCCGCTACATTATAGTAGAAATGGTAATGAGTCGTAATGTCACCAGACCAACTACAGCCGGCGCTTATAATCAGGATATCGATAAGCGCCTGGCGTATTGGTCTGGCAACGCGAGACTAAaaaatcatctggttggctgaaacgttattaaataaaattttaaaaatatacatTTCATTTTTTGCTATTTTCCAAGATCCAACTCAACTTTTACATACTATAGGCAGTTACCAACCCATAGCTTTTGTATGGCTGGTAGGAAAATTTTCGTAGGTGAAAGGCCATGAATAGTGCAGTATAATaagcccttaaaattgacataatcgttcactttttgataaaagcaccaatttttttacagagtatatggagcgtgcactaagtgttttaagaaggggaggcatgtaaaaagtcctcaggaacacccctttttgcaccctgacaagaaaactatttgttactattaaaaatcaatcatgtttctatcaagttaactgctgggcctagtatcatagtagtacaaagcatacagctggaacataatagcctattagtaatctataaaaaaacaaatagttttctcaccaaggcagtaaacaaaatcactaaaatttccatttgcagggattctgttaaagttttggaccttcaatgctgacgattgtgtagtactatgtacaaggatcatcctgatgtgtatcgtttctttattaaagcggtataacaaaagttatttaatgctaaagtcacaggtggatatctcaacagaaaaccatgaactacagcagttcaattatcaagcacagagcttgaacaaaaggtcccttgtccttatactgggcaccatatgaaaggtaattaaatttctaaggcagttgcaagttgtttcaacatcttgttctcaagttacagtgctttcaattcagtgtaatatagcataagcaagaaaagcacacagatgagtattaaggtatttcttagtgctgtgataatgctcaaaataagcataaaggagctgggttccaatgaagtgagattttgagcactaagaagtaacttatgacacatccttgtgcttttcttgcttaatatgctatattacactgaattgaaagcgctgtaacttgagaacaagatgttgaaacaacttgcaactgccttcattaaactagaaatttaattacctttcatatggtgcccagtataaggacaagggaccttttgttaagctctgtgcttgataattgaactactgtagttcatggttttctgttgagatatccacctgtgactttagcattaaataacttttgttatactcctttaataaagaaacgatacacatcgggatgatccttgtacatagtactacacaatcgtcagcattgaaggtccaaaactttaacagaatccctgcaaacagaaattttagtgattttgtttactgccttgGTGAGAAAATTATTTGTTttaaactatttgtttttttatagattactaataggctattatgttccagctgtatgctttgtactactatgatactaggcccagcagttaggccacaccaagtcaaaccttagtttctggtcacccgcccgcatggtaaacctgaaaccctagtttatgaggactattattaatattacaggtgcttaagtgcacgtgacccagcaagacacttattttttactgcaaaagatcgatatactctaatagagcattcagggattccaatagagcagtcacactactcttaactctaatattaggtatatatgccacactaataaaatgtttctaactatagctagttttgtccttgattatatagctgttcagattataactgttactaatgcttctgtaaccaaagtaatttcagtagcattaactactagtccatgcagatgggccatagctttaactttataattcaaatgtagtcctctaatgattagtctaattccttatcactgaacactacaggggtatggaaagccggcaacattcggtgagcttaaacttaaacttttccataactaaaattagattggcaagtagaaacccttatagtttaaacattcccagatgatcactaaaaaacagtagtctggaacactcaatgactcaaaactttgacagttacttctctcaaggttactgaatagaagactggaaacacatagctagtgggctaagactttacatttgaatgaagaatttctgatgtgaaaatagaagttaaatttcattgtgtatcatgatcatttgaacaacttagctataagtcatagcaagcttctttattatggactcttggtcatagtaatactttcctgacatagctaatgagacatttatttcacttggaaagcataagtagctacatgagcaaaacatttcctatagtatattctaaataaataaataaatatatacttaaatgctatacatcagtgtatagctagccatgatccatcaacaactttcctagtgcattttttgccgaagcacaactacttatgttgttggttaagtataaaatcaacatgaatttgctaaattgagcaagtaataataccatacagtatattgtcacagtagagtctatagtcctgaagtcctgatcatccgcctgcccgcatccatttgtaggcttgggagtgaccagaaactaaggtatgacttggagtggccttaacttgatagaaacatgattgatttttaatagtaacaaatagttttcttgtcagggtgcaaaaaggggtgttcctgaggactttttacatgcctccccttcttaaaacacttagtgcacgctccatatactctgtaaaaaaattggtgcttttatcaaaaagtgaacaaatGTTTGGCTTAGGTGCTGGACTATGAAAGGTTATCTATGAAAATTTTCCACCTCGATAATTTTATATAACTATACCTATTGCTTAACACTGTCCAAAAAGGGGTTCTCCTCTTCCTCAAGATTTAGGGCGCTGCTGGAAAGTAGTAGTTTTCTACTGATGCCTTTGAAAAATTCTTCAAGTATGGCTcggttcgattgtgggttgcatctccatagttacaaaagttttgggTTGTTATATAGACGCTTAACTATGGTAGGGTGttcactcaaaataggaagatGCCTTCTTTTTGTTATTTTcagattgacttcaaataaaacaaacaagtatgacTATCATAAAAACTACATTGGACAGCCCATTCAAATATTTTTGGGTTAAGATACAATTTTTACAGACTTCCATATCTTGTAGTATACTATGTATGCACAAGCACATCCAATAGCTATAATTGTTTAAAGGGTTGTTAGTCATGAAACCACTTTTTggatagttagctagctagagcCGTGTGGATCAGTATCAATATTGAAAGCAATAGGCAGAGTACTGAGCACTTTTTAACTATGTGTtaaaattatgtaatattgaatgctacaaacaatccaataataaattagcactcaGTTGTTTGCCGAGTTTGTCTGAAAGGTCAGTCTAGCTGTgtgaaaataacaaaaaaaaagtatCTTCCTATTTTGAGTAGAAACCCTATTTATggtttgttttattcagataattagtAGTACTTTCTACTGTGGCTATAAGAGGTATGAAGTATGGCTATAGAATTATGTGGTTTAAAAATGTAATTGCTGACATGAGAACTCAGCTATCTAGCAAAGTGCTAGTCTTGGTAATCAACAGTCTGATAAGGTATAGCTACAGCAAGGACAGCTTTAGGAATTTtagtgactggtttccaaattTTATCTTGCATGCCAGCACACTTAGGACGAGGGAGTtcccccagggaaatttttttttaaattatgtaCTCTGAGATAACAATTTTGACCAAAAATCTCTAAAGCTGACATTTTAaccatacaacagacatggatgccattctggaGTGCCAGACCCCAAGTAAAAGTTCAGGTACCCATTTTTACTGTGGTAAACTAAGCTTTAAAAAAATTGcagtatgtgactgttctattagggtcaTTGActcattctattagagtatttcatttgaTAGTCAATTTTAACTGCCTGCATGAATATAGCtatttgaccagtttctggaaacctctggatccacccctgttgtAGCATAATTTATTGGAGCCACTGCTAAAATCTGTGCCAGCCGGTCCAgcttttaaaagtaactgtcaCAACAGCAATTTCAACAGACACATAAACAAGAGGCAGTGAAGCACAaaacatatactgtatactaGTAGCTATGGTTATAGCTGCGTTGTGGTGCTTAAAGCTAATGAAGTGTCCGATCATTAAAAGTGTCATCAATATCACCTTTTAACCACTGCTACTTAGGTATATACCTTTTTCCACCTCACAGATTATATTAGAAGATGGCTAAGAGGAACTGAATTATAGCTGTATCTAAAATGCTTTGTAACTAATGAGCCACAGATGAACAGGGAGGGGTGGGGGTGCCTtaggttggcatgctttgcacactaatgcTTCCAAATAACACTAGATGAGGCTTATCAGCCTCTGCCCCATAGGGTATATGAACAATGCATCAATCTTGGCTTTGTAGAATGGCTTTTCTTTTTATGTACTGAGTTATAACTTAGTTATCACCTATTATGGTACTATGAGATTTTAATACAATACTCGTAAACAAGCACTTTAATTATTTTAAGAGAACAATGGTGTGATGCTATAAAATCGTATAAATTATAgagatacagtgaaacctttatAATCTGATGCTTAGAAAAATTATCAAAGCAAACCAAAAGTCCTGTTGGTGTAGCAAATTGTGTCAGATTGGATTAGAGCTAGAAGTATTGGATTAGGTTTCGCTATagctttaataataaataaGATGATTTTGTACTCATAATTGTTATTGTTTACAGATTATCCACATGCCTTTGCAGTGTAAATACATACACAGGTGGGTTACACTCAAGCTGCCTTCCTAACGTACAGCAGGATTTATGTGCAAGGTTCGTCAGACAAAACAAACTTCAGcagaaatttttgcaatttCATACTACAAACCACAAATTGTCTTGGCTATGATGATTCAATAAAATAAAATCTAAAGGTTTAGCTAGTTGAACACAACACCCTTTTAAATTTTGTAtacaaaagtgcacaaaaagccCTCTTTGAACTTTGACTGTAATGAAATCTTCCATAAAAAAATTGGATTCCCTTCATTTGTATTGGTGTTTCCATATGATCGATCACCACAATGCATTGCACCATTGAGAAAAGCTTCTCTGATAAGTCCATGGCTGCACCCAATGACCTACCAGACACCGCTAGTTTACAATTTGATTCacaaaagcatgaaacttggcaaaAAGTTTGTGTGTATGACAAAAAAATTTTCAATAGGGAGTGGAATCTCAGGTTTGACTGTTTGGTAACTTTATGGGAAATTTAAATTTAAATTGAGTAGGTATTTATACAGACAGTTATCTGTTCCAAAGTTACAGTGATATTACAAAACTTAGAGAGAGGGTTAAATATAGCAAATAACCCTATTTCTATACTGGAGCTGTATTGTAGATGTGCATTACAACTGATATTACTTCCTAAAACATTTCTCTAAAATTACATCACTAGCTACAAGATGTCAATAATGCATGAAGAAGCTGTGGATGCTAAAAATTTTCTATGAATAAATATGGCAGAATCAAAAATGCTCAAGAGAATAAAAGTGACATAGCAGCTAAGTCTATAATAGCTATGATATAGAAGCATAATGGGatttgtgtacatgtgcatataCAAAAAATTATACCAGcactgtcatcatcatcataaataCCCTAACAGATCTTAGAACATGGCTGGCAAGCATGCTTTGATCTCTGATATTCAATGAGGTCTCATATCACTAACAAATCTCCTGGCATATTAGAAACCTCCTTGagttggttagaaacctgctgaGTAATGTATTCAGACTTCCAAGCACGTTCACTGTGTACCTCTTTGCGTGTCTGTATAGGTTAGGAACCCAAGTTCTTCATGGTTTTAGAAACCAAGGCAAAGCTATGGTTAAAACTATCTTAACCAACTTAGAACATGGCTTGGTGTTTATTTAACCATGTTGTGCTTGTGCATGTATCATTTAGGTAAATcacttgtgcccatgttacaaccaTGTCCACTTGGGTGACCAGTGGGCAGCTATTTTTTTAAAAGTTGAAACCTCATGCacaaatcattaaaatttttggcATTACTGGTTTCACTAGTTGATTAATGATCTCTGTCTGTGCAAGTAAATCCTGCTTCACAGTAAGGCCATTAATTCCATCAGTACAGGTACCACCATTCTCACAAGGATAAAAGTAAAATATCTTATAAATGATATAAAATtatcacacatgcacatgtagctCTACACAATGAGATAAAATTAGAACTCAAATAGTGACAATGGATGAACAGTAGCCCCTTTACAATATTTTTCATTGATATAGACCAGTGGTTCATCTCCACGTAGTTTCAGTGATGGGATCTCTTCAGCAGACACCCACACTGCACCCTAACAAGAAGAATATCATGTAAATAATAAACGTATGATATACTGTGTTATCCACTTACAGCACTTTCAAAATCAGGCAATGTTTTGGGTCGCTGATTTTCATCCTTTGGTGTTGCAACAAATATTGCAAAAAGCCGAACATAATTTTCTAAAGGAACAAAGCATTTTGATACATTTCTTATACATGCAGATATGCTTTGATACTGCActactatatgtacagtactaccatactgtttgatgattgctctattagagtaacctGATCTTTAAAGAGTAGAGGGCTCCAGCTTCCCTCCCTTTATGCCAATGGATGGAATATATGTATAAAATACTCTTGTTTGAATGATGTTCAAGGTGCCCATAGTAACAGCATGCAAAATCATTCAAAGGTGATGAGCACTGGTCCagctgggtcactactgctgacccactGATCCAGGTCAAGGTGTTAGTGGGCATGATTCAACAGACAGTAAGACACTAAATGGGAAGCTGGGCATGGCTTCATACATGCCTACAGACTTCCAACACACTTTACTGATAAATGGGTGTAGCTCCACATACTATACCTCACACtcccaataagtgggcatgcTTCATGACAGAAGCTGAACAGGCCAGATTATGACGCATACGTGTACTTCCACATGATTCAGACCAGATATCCTACAAAGCGCCAGACAGAATGTGACCTGGTCCCATTTCAACCTGTTTAAGTATTTGTTACCTACACGGAACAGGACAGAATAAGCATTTCAGTAACATCGTTTTTTAACCCTATACTGGGTTCAGCACAGTATTAACAAAAAGATGTGGCTTGAAT
The Dysidea avara chromosome 7, odDysAvar1.4, whole genome shotgun sequence genome window above contains:
- the LOC136260671 gene encoding uncharacterized protein; translation: MASLQKGLIKATRDTKTKKHLIALLLSEQDIKKIGISQERLDSMYIAVHVTTSPSTFTSLVDKHDAECILIGVQSADNKHVSYARKKHPCAFIIITHSRTCNNAAARMEAVRDGANMITELDNADLQQALEMVSQLGKDVGPYVCPYCRARDFTQKDLWIHCPLYHINVPNSVQKRRINCCPICMNPHIRSPMMVHIHFKHTPFKNPPFGRPELYAFALVVCQRPSDGKFLLVQEFGSSGYFLPGGAVDHKEHLTTAAIRETKEEAGVDIDLTGVLAIEYTPSMDDNDVRLCAIFVATPKDENQRPKTLPDFESAGAVWVSAEEIPSLKLRGDEPLVYINEKYCNGATVHPLSLFEF